GGTCATTCTAGTAGGAAATTCGATTGGTTCCCTAGTATCGCTTGCAGCAGCGGCAAAGTATCCAGAGATGGTGCAAGGAGTCGTGATGTTGAGTTTACCAGATCCCTCATTAGAAGAAGAAATGATTCCTGCTGCTGTCCGCCCTGTGGTTCAAACAATCAAATCATTAGTCGCTTCTCCACCAGTGCTGAAAACAGTATTTCGCTTAGTGAACCGCCCGTCGGTTGTGCGCAAGTGGGCGTCGATTGCTTATGCTAACCCCGCAGCAGTGACGGATGAGTTGGTAGACATTTTATTAGGTCCAGCCCAAGACCGAGGTTCTGCTCAAGCATTTTATGCAACTATCAAAGCGATATCTAGCGCTAATGGCATTAGCGTGAAAAACTTACTACCCGCTGTAAACGTTCCCATGTTATTAATTTGGGGACAGCAAGACCGTATGGTTCCCCCAAAATTAGCACAAAAATTTTTAACGTATAATCCTAACATGCAGCTACTACAGTTAGAAAATGCAGGACACTGCCCTCACGATGAATGTCCTGACGAAGTCAACCAAGCCATCTTGAATTGGATAAATAGTTTTTTGGGAAAACCAAAAGACTCAGTGAGTCCCTTGGCGGCGATCGCACCTTAGTGAGAGAAATACAAACAGTACAAATTAACTCTCTACCATGATGTGTAGAGAGCTATTTTGTATTTACCTATGAAAAAACTTTAACCAATTGTAACTTGATTGGTTTCTACAGATGTTGCGCCATGAACCCCGCGAGCAATAGACACCATTTTATTAAGAATTTGTTGATTTGGAACTCTACCTTTTAGAACAACTGTGCTACCTGTTTGTGCAACGTATAAAGTATCAATATCATCAAGCGTTGGATCTTGATCGAATGCTAAAGCAACTCGCTTTGCTAATCCACTTTGATCGTACTCGCCATTTAATCCCAAGCGTTCAGGCGGAATTTGCTGTGTCGAACCTCTCGTTTGAGCTTGTGGTTGTGTACTGAAGGACGGTGCATTTTTGGGTCTATCAAGTCCAAAAAGTCTTTTTAACCAACTCATAAGTTTTGTCTGACTAACTATTCTACAGAATTCGATTAAACCAATTTTATGACTAGGCGTCATCTACCTGCGAAAAGATCTTATAGTAAGTATTGAGTTGTCCAGCGGATATATGTTTGTAAACAAACAAAGTCAAAATATTGCTGAAAAAATTATAAATTTTAGGTGTCAGAACAGTCATGCAATTTGGTAAGATGACCAAAGTTTTAATTTAATTGCAGTTACACTTAGGTTGTGAAATTATTCATTTACCACACTCCAGAACTAACCCCAGAAGATAAAGTACCCGACTGCGCGATCGCGGTCGATGTGCTACGCGCTACAACGACAATTGCTACGGTGTTAGCGGCTGGAGCCGAAGCAGTGCAAGTGTTCAGCGATTTAGATCAGTTGATTCAGGTAAGTGAAGCTTGGTCAACAGAAAAACGACTGCGGGCGGGAGAACGTGGTGGAGCTAAAGTTGTGGGTTTTGATATGGGAAACTCACCGCTTGATTGTACGCCAGAGCGCGTTCAAGGACGAAGACTATTTATCAGTACAACGAATGGCACGCGCGCGCTACAGCGCGTCCAAAACGCAGCAATTGTTACAGCAGGGGCGTTCGTCAACCGCGCGTCAGTTGTTAAGTATGTGATCGCGCAGCAACCAGAAACAGTATGGATTGTAGGATCGGGTTGGGAAGGAAGCTTTTCGCTCGAAGATACCGCGTGTGCGGGCGCGATCGCGCATAGTATTTGGCAACAAACAAATTTACCTTTAGAAGAATTAGCCGGTAACGATGAAGTGATGGGAGCGATCGCACTTTACGCCGAGTGGCAAAATAATCTCTTAGAGTTATTCCACCACGCCAGTCACGGCAAGCGATTATTACGTCTTGACTGTCACGAAGATCTCAAATACTGCGCTCAAATGGATATCGTTGATGTATTGCCTTTACAAACCGAACCTGGAGTCTTAAAAAAAGTGTAATGCGCGATCGCGTTACAATACTAGTCTTTCCCAAAATTTATTTTTACTAATTTGTGTCGCAAGACTGAGGTGCACAAAATATTGGGTGAATAATGTTGTGGCTAAATTAGAGACACACGCAAGCTGAGGTATCTCACTCATCATCAAAAACTTGCTCGTACTCGCGCGCCCTGCCAATAATGCCAAAACTTAAACCGTATTTCGAGCGACGCTATCCTTGGCGAGAACGTGGCATTGCAATTCTCGCTTTGATTAATTTAATATTAGTGCTGTTTGACGCAACGTACTTGTATAGTCGCGACTTCTACTTGCAAACAATGCCAAGCATTACGCGGCTATACGATCCAGTTAAAGGCAT
This region of Chroococcidiopsis sp. TS-821 genomic DNA includes:
- a CDS encoding alpha/beta fold hydrolase, with protein sequence MIESERWQQRIGSQRDWVWRGWQTRYTYIRAKKTLPETKPLVLLHGFGTSIGHWRQNLDVLSESHAVYALDMLGFGASEKAAVNYGVALWVEQVYEFWQTFIRHPVILVGNSIGSLVSLAAAAKYPEMVQGVVMLSLPDPSLEEEMIPAAVRPVVQTIKSLVASPPVLKTVFRLVNRPSVVRKWASIAYANPAAVTDELVDILLGPAQDRGSAQAFYATIKAISSANGISVKNLLPAVNVPMLLIWGQQDRMVPPKLAQKFLTYNPNMQLLQLENAGHCPHDECPDEVNQAILNWINSFLGKPKDSVSPLAAIAP
- a CDS encoding BON domain-containing protein, which gives rise to MSWLKRLFGLDRPKNAPSFSTQPQAQTRGSTQQIPPERLGLNGEYDQSGLAKRVALAFDQDPTLDDIDTLYVAQTGSTVVLKGRVPNQQILNKMVSIARGVHGATSVETNQVTIG
- a CDS encoding 2-phosphosulfolactate phosphatase family protein, with protein sequence MKLFIYHTPELTPEDKVPDCAIAVDVLRATTTIATVLAAGAEAVQVFSDLDQLIQVSEAWSTEKRLRAGERGGAKVVGFDMGNSPLDCTPERVQGRRLFISTTNGTRALQRVQNAAIVTAGAFVNRASVVKYVIAQQPETVWIVGSGWEGSFSLEDTACAGAIAHSIWQQTNLPLEELAGNDEVMGAIALYAEWQNNLLELFHHASHGKRLLRLDCHEDLKYCAQMDIVDVLPLQTEPGVLKKV